The genome window CTGCTTGCCGTCCTTCAGCACGATCGCGTCCTTGCCGATCAGGTCGATGCGCGAGACGTGGCTGTCGAGATTGATGCGGATGCAGGGCCAGTTGAGCCGCGCGGCGATCTGCTCGATGTGGGTGGACTTGCCGGTGCCGTGGTAGCCCTGCACCATCACGCGGCGGTTGTGGGCGAACCCGGCGAGGATGGCGAGCGTCGTGGTCGGGTCGAAGCAGTAGGTCTCGTCGACGTCGGGCACGTGCTCGGTGCCGACGCTGAACGCCGGAACCGTCAGGTCGCTGTCGATGTCGAACACGTCGCGCACCGACACCTCGATGTCCGGCCGGTTCGGGATCGCGTCGTTCGGCTGCAATTGGGTCATTTGTCCGTTCTGATCTGGTCCGTTCCGCCCCGCGCTCACACCGCGGTCCGGCGCGCGTCGCCGTCGAGGTGCCGTTGCAGGATGGCGTAGGCTTCGTTGATGACTTTCAGACGTTCCTCGGCGTCCTTGGCGCCGCCGTGTCGGTCCGGGTGATGACGCTTAACCAGCTCATGGTATCGCATTTTCAGGGCTTGTCGCGTCAAAGGATGTTCGAGTTGCAGGATTTCCATGGCGTAAGCCGGAGATCCCGGGGGCGCGGCGGGCTTCTCGCGGCGGTTTTCCGCCCGCTCGGCGCCCTCCTCGAAGACCGAGAACGGATCCTTTACCCGTGCGCGGCCCTCCCGGAAGACATGGGCGGCCGCGCCCCCGTCGCCAAGTCTCCAGGTCGGGCGCTGCCACACCGTGTCGCGCCGGAGCTCCTGTTCGATCTCCGCCTGGGAGAGGCCGCGGTAGTAATCCCAGCGCGCGTTGTAGTCGCGCACATGTTCGAGGCACAGCCACAGATACTCCCGCAGCGCCCGGTCGCGCGGCGCGCGATAGACTCCCGGCCGGGTGCATCCCGGGTGGGCGCAGGTGGGGGCGGTCGCTTCGGGGCGGTCGCCGAGGTATTGCTTGCTGCGTCTGAACGCCTTCATGGTTCCATACCAAGTCTCGGAGCGGTTTCCCGTTCCGGAGGGAAGCGCCCGGAAGATCTTTCCGGTGGATGGCGTGGGGCGCGAACGGCCGGACCGCCGCCGTGCGCCGCCCGGATGCCTGCGGCGCGACTCCCGGAGTTTTCCGGGAGGGCGGCGCGCGCCGCGGTTCGTTACAACTATGCGCATTCCCGTCCGGCGGCGCAAGACCGCCCGGATCCTCGACGCGCGACTCCGGTTGCGGTTGCAATCGGGGGAAGAGTGACGGTAAGTAGATTACCGCGAACCCTGCATGCCGATGCTCGCCTCCCGAGTGAGAGGCGCGGATGGTCTCGACAATCAAAAATCGTCGTCATGGGGTTCGGCAAACTATATGGTTGCAAAGTCAAGGTCCAGTGTGATTATCTATCGGGACCGATAGCCTGCGTAAGATGGACCATGAACCCTCTATCGAATCGGAATGTTACGGTAAACGGCCGCCGCACCAGCATGCGCCTCGAACAGGAGATGTGGGAGGCTCTCAGGGAGATCTGCCGACGCGAGGACATGACCGTCCATGAGCTGTGTTCGCTCATCGACGACCGCCGCGGCCTGTCCAGCCTCACCGCCGCGACCCGTGTCTTCATCCTGATGTACTTCCGCGCCGCCGCCACCGACGAAGGCCATGCGACCGCCGGGCACGGCAAGCGCATCAACGCGGAACTGCTCGACCGTCTCGGCGTGTCGATGGGCGAGAACCGTCCCGCGCACTGATCCGGCGGCGAGTCCTCGCCGCCCTTTCGCCTCATTCTCCCCCGGACTCGTGTTCCGTTGCGAACTCGGGCCACTTCTGCGCCACCACCGGTCCGTCGGCCTTGAGCGCGTGGCAGGTGTCGATGATCGCCGGGCGCACCGGCGGTTCGCCCCGTTCGCGCGCCTCCGCCACCTTGCGCCAACGCACCGCATGCAGGGTCTGGAAGGCGGTGCCCGCCACCTCGCCCAGCAGTTCGATCACGTGCAGGCATCCCCGGGTGCCGCCGATGGCGCGGCGCGCCTCGGCCATGAATCCTTTCCCGATCGTCATCCCCACGAGCTTCGCGCCGAGCGGCGCCGCCGCAGGGCAGGTGTCGAAAGGCGCGTGGTCGATGGTGGAGGCGGCGTCGCGGATGCGCGCGTCGTCGTCGATCACCAGGCGCAACGTCATCGCGTGGAGCGGCGCGCCCGGAGGCCGCGCCGCGCCGTCGCCGGCGGTGTAGGGTTGGTGCTTGACGTCGAGGAATTCGCCCTCGATCTCCCAAAGGCCGTCGTCGCGCGCATATCCCCGGCAGGAGATGGTGCGCTCGTGAACCAGCCTGCGCGGCGTGTCGGGCATCCTCAGAGCTGCGGCAGACCGAAGATCAGCGCCTCGCGTTCGTGCAGGTCGTCTTCGAGTTCGGACTGGATCGCGGCGTAGAGGTCGCGCACCGACAGCATTCCCACCAGGGTGTCGCCGCTCATCACCGGCAGGTGGCGGAACTTGCGGGTCCGGAATTCGTCGAGGGCGTCGCTGAGGGTCTGGCTCGACTGCATCGTGATCGGATTGGCGGTCATGATCTCGCCGACGGTGACGCGGCTGGGGTCGGCGCCGGCGGCGATGATGCGCTGCACCAGGTCGCGCTCCGAAAGAATGCCCTTGAGGTTGCCGTCGTCGACGACCGCAACCGCGCCGACCTCCTTGCCTTCGAGGTATTGCGCCGCCTCGCGGGCCGATGCGGCGCTCGCGATCGTGTAAAGCTTGCGGCCCGTGATCACCGTCGCGATCGTCTGGGACATGCTGTCTTCTCCTGATGTGCCAAAGCCGGGTTCCTACCCGGTCGTGTAGTGTCTCTAGTTCTGTAAGTCGCCGTCCTGCGGAAGTCAACGACCGTTGGCGTCCGGCGGGGTAACGCGCAGACTGATCAATCGGTTCTGTTGACGCCTGAGGATTTCGAAACGGAAGCCGTGAAACCGGAACACTTGTCCGGGTTCGGGAATCCGCTCGCTTTCGTGAATCACCAATCCGGCGATGGTGGTGGCCTCCTCGTCGGGCAGCGACCATTCGAATTCGC of uncultured Alphaproteobacteria bacterium contains these proteins:
- a CDS encoding DnaJ-class molecular chaperone; amino-acid sequence: MKAFRRSKQYLGDRPEATAPTCAHPGCTRPGVYRAPRDRALREYLWLCLEHVRDYNARWDYYRGLSQAEIEQELRRDTVWQRPTWRLGDGGAAAHVFREGRARVKDPFSVFEEGAERAENRREKPAAPPGSPAYAMEILQLEHPLTRQALKMRYHELVKRHHPDRHGGAKDAEERLKVINEAYAILQRHLDGDARRTAV
- a CDS encoding conserved hypothetical protein (Evidence 4 : Homologs of previously reported genes of unknown function) is translated as MRLEQEMWEALREICRREDMTVHELCSLIDDRRGLSSLTAATRVFILMYFRAAATDEGHATAGHGKRINAELLDRLGVSMGENRPAH
- a CDS encoding conserved hypothetical protein (Evidence 4 : Homologs of previously reported genes of unknown function); translated protein: MPDTPRRLVHERTISCRGYARDDGLWEIEGEFLDVKHQPYTAGDGAARPPGAPLHAMTLRLVIDDDARIRDAASTIDHAPFDTCPAAAPLGAKLVGMTIGKGFMAEARRAIGGTRGCLHVIELLGEVAGTAFQTLHAVRWRKVAEARERGEPPVRPAIIDTCHALKADGPVVAQKWPEFATEHESGGE
- a CDS encoding Signal transduction protein; amino-acid sequence: MSQTIATVITGRKLYTIASAASAREAAQYLEGKEVGAVAVVDDGNLKGILSERDLVQRIIAAGADPSRVTVGEIMTANPITMQSSQTLSDALDEFRTRKFRHLPVMSGDTLVGMLSVRDLYAAIQSELEDDLHEREALIFGLPQL